In Opitutaceae bacterium TAV5, one genomic interval encodes:
- a CDS encoding signal peptidase, which yields MFSLFLSEEKKMRKHAANWLELADKIYHYRRDILETPVLADLQAKAAALRDALKKRVDAARLKVAIEALEPVLKRAGGTHYPKSGLVENVEFFLVAAIVILGIRTYIVQPFKIPTNSMWPSYYGMTGQVYASPADEPGPVGKFANLVLTGSRPRRIDAPASGEVLVPLAMNGQPESRAVSGRNWLVFPAQNREYALLVGGERLTPATVTVPGDFDFSQVIRDAFFPDDHRLLREILNDPAQAGKVVKLSNGQLALRTGKTVRAGQRLLSFDILTGDQLFVDRVSYHFVRPGVGDGFVFRTDHLAELHSYQAPGTPTDQYYIKRLVGLPGDKLEIRDHTLYRNGAPITGSPAFDKNARQAEDYPGYRNEKYFGVGQTFTVEPDRYMAMGDNSANSLDGRYWGTVPAKDIVGRPLMIYYPFTKRWGPAP from the coding sequence ATGTTCAGCCTGTTCCTTTCCGAAGAAAAAAAGATGCGCAAGCACGCCGCCAACTGGCTCGAGCTGGCGGACAAGATCTACCACTACCGGCGCGATATCCTCGAAACCCCCGTCCTCGCCGACCTCCAGGCCAAGGCCGCCGCCTTGCGCGACGCCCTGAAAAAACGCGTCGACGCCGCCAGGCTCAAGGTCGCGATCGAGGCCCTCGAACCCGTGCTCAAGCGCGCCGGCGGCACCCATTACCCCAAGTCCGGCCTCGTCGAGAACGTCGAGTTCTTCCTCGTCGCCGCGATCGTCATCCTCGGCATCCGCACCTACATCGTGCAGCCTTTCAAGATCCCGACCAATTCCATGTGGCCGAGCTACTACGGGATGACCGGCCAGGTGTACGCCTCGCCCGCCGACGAGCCCGGCCCGGTCGGCAAGTTTGCCAACCTCGTCCTCACCGGCTCGCGCCCGCGCCGGATCGACGCTCCGGCCTCGGGCGAAGTCCTCGTCCCGCTCGCCATGAACGGCCAGCCCGAGTCGCGCGCGGTCAGTGGCCGCAACTGGCTCGTCTTCCCGGCGCAAAATCGCGAATACGCCCTCCTCGTCGGCGGCGAACGCCTGACGCCCGCCACCGTCACCGTGCCTGGCGATTTCGATTTCAGCCAGGTGATCCGCGACGCCTTTTTCCCGGATGACCACCGCCTCCTGCGCGAAATTCTCAACGACCCGGCGCAGGCCGGCAAAGTCGTGAAACTCTCCAACGGCCAGCTCGCTCTCCGCACCGGCAAGACCGTCCGGGCCGGCCAGCGTCTGCTCTCGTTCGACATCCTCACCGGCGACCAGCTTTTCGTGGATCGCGTCAGTTACCACTTCGTCCGCCCGGGGGTGGGCGACGGTTTTGTTTTCCGGACCGATCACCTCGCCGAGCTCCATTCCTACCAGGCGCCCGGCACGCCGACCGACCAGTACTACATCAAGCGGCTCGTCGGCCTTCCTGGCGACAAGCTGGAGATCCGCGACCACACGCTTTACCGCAACGGCGCTCCGATCACCGGTTCACCGGCCTTCGACAAAAATGCCCGCCAGGCCGAGGACTATCCCGGTTATCGCAACGAAAAATACTTCGGCGTCGGCCAGACGTTCACCGTCGAACCCGACCGCTACATGGCCATGGGTGACAACTCCGCCAACAGCCTCGATGGCCGTTACTGGGGCACGGTTCCGGCCAAGGATATCGTCGGCCGTCCGCTGATGATCTATTACCCCTTCACGAAACGCTGGGGCCCCGCGCCGTAA